The Coffea arabica cultivar ET-39 chromosome 8e, Coffea Arabica ET-39 HiFi, whole genome shotgun sequence genome window below encodes:
- the LOC140012987 gene encoding uncharacterized protein isoform X2 encodes MGLQVIHILSNAQNLSTELFNLQSFLGHCCMLALNKDKLQANCPSASRKFRTSMMRSSCLTSTSRIGGLPSLMTKLERRFFLSVANGDRVMTDNGKNEFNIANTSDSDEQSSATDLPLADSLEGGDEIQSKAEGGSVPKLSDVNNGSLASINSKEESPSSNQTPAIKRSPLTARERLRAARVLRRYTESKASKPELGSKLLDALKESDKGKRSGLPEAPANLFDDSKRGMPKPGWTFEFPGGFDVFLIVFSFVFISTVMFATTYIVWKLGGIHFNEY; translated from the coding sequence TCCTTTCTGGGACATTGTTGCATGTTGGCTCTTAACAAAGACAAGTTGCAGGCAAACTGTCCGAGTGCCTCAAGGAAGTTTAGGACATCAATGATGAGGTCTTCTTGTTTGACATCTACCTCTAGAATAGGCGGGCTACCAAGTCTAATGACGAAATTGGAACGAAGGTTCTTTCTTTCAGTTGCAAATGGTGATCGTGTCATGACAGACAATGGTAAAAATGAGTTTAATATTGCTAATACATCAGATTCAGATGAACAATCCTCTGCCACAGATCTCCCACTCGCGGATTCTTTGGAAGGGGGTGATGAAATTCAATCTAAAGCTGAAGGAGGTTCAGTACCCAAGCTCTCTGATGTTAATAATGGGTCGCTAGCTTCCATAAACTCTAAAGAAGAATCACCTTCATCTAATCAAACGCCAGCCATCAAACGATCTCCATTAACCGCAAGAGAGAGACTTAGGGCAGCTCGGGTCCTTAGGCGTTATACAGAGTCCAAGGCATCCAAGCCAGAGCTAGGAAGCAAACTGCTTGATGCTCTTAAAGAAAGTGACAAAGGAAAAAGATCTGGCCTTCCTGAAGCCCCTGCAAATTTATTTGATGACAGCAAAAGAGGGATGCCAAAACCAGGATGGACGTTTGAGTTTCCTGGGGGATTTGATGTGTTTCTAATTGTCTTTTCATTTGTGTTCATCAGCACGGTGATGTTTGCAACAACATATATTGTGTGGAAACTTGGTGGCATTCATTTTAATGAATACTAA
- the LOC140012987 gene encoding uncharacterized protein isoform X3, translated as MGLQVIHILSNAQNLSTELFNLQANCPSASRKFRTSMMRSSCLTSTSRIGGLPSLMTKLERRFFLSVANGDRVMTDNGKNEFNIANTSDSDEQSSATDLPLADSLEGGDEIQSKAEGGSVPKLSDVNNGSLASINSKEESPSSNQTPAIKRSPLTARERLRAARVLRRYTESKASKPELGSKLLDALKESDKGKRSGLPEAPANLFDDSKRGMPKPGWTFEFPGGFDVFLIVFSFVFISTVMFATTYIVWKLGGIHFNEY; from the coding sequence GCAAACTGTCCGAGTGCCTCAAGGAAGTTTAGGACATCAATGATGAGGTCTTCTTGTTTGACATCTACCTCTAGAATAGGCGGGCTACCAAGTCTAATGACGAAATTGGAACGAAGGTTCTTTCTTTCAGTTGCAAATGGTGATCGTGTCATGACAGACAATGGTAAAAATGAGTTTAATATTGCTAATACATCAGATTCAGATGAACAATCCTCTGCCACAGATCTCCCACTCGCGGATTCTTTGGAAGGGGGTGATGAAATTCAATCTAAAGCTGAAGGAGGTTCAGTACCCAAGCTCTCTGATGTTAATAATGGGTCGCTAGCTTCCATAAACTCTAAAGAAGAATCACCTTCATCTAATCAAACGCCAGCCATCAAACGATCTCCATTAACCGCAAGAGAGAGACTTAGGGCAGCTCGGGTCCTTAGGCGTTATACAGAGTCCAAGGCATCCAAGCCAGAGCTAGGAAGCAAACTGCTTGATGCTCTTAAAGAAAGTGACAAAGGAAAAAGATCTGGCCTTCCTGAAGCCCCTGCAAATTTATTTGATGACAGCAAAAGAGGGATGCCAAAACCAGGATGGACGTTTGAGTTTCCTGGGGGATTTGATGTGTTTCTAATTGTCTTTTCATTTGTGTTCATCAGCACGGTGATGTTTGCAACAACATATATTGTGTGGAAACTTGGTGGCATTCATTTTAATGAATACTAA
- the LOC140012987 gene encoding uncharacterized protein isoform X4, which yields MTVVLSFFLKANCPSASRKFRTSMMRSSCLTSTSRIGGLPSLMTKLERRFFLSVANGDRVMTDNGKNEFNIANTSDSDEQSSATDLPLADSLEGGDEIQSKAEGGSVPKLSDVNNGSLASINSKEESPSSNQTPAIKRSPLTARERLRAARVLRRYTESKASKPELGSKLLDALKESDKGKRSGLPEAPANLFDDSKRGMPKPGWTFEFPGGFDVFLIVFSFVFISTVMFATTYIVWKLGGIHFNEY from the coding sequence GCAAACTGTCCGAGTGCCTCAAGGAAGTTTAGGACATCAATGATGAGGTCTTCTTGTTTGACATCTACCTCTAGAATAGGCGGGCTACCAAGTCTAATGACGAAATTGGAACGAAGGTTCTTTCTTTCAGTTGCAAATGGTGATCGTGTCATGACAGACAATGGTAAAAATGAGTTTAATATTGCTAATACATCAGATTCAGATGAACAATCCTCTGCCACAGATCTCCCACTCGCGGATTCTTTGGAAGGGGGTGATGAAATTCAATCTAAAGCTGAAGGAGGTTCAGTACCCAAGCTCTCTGATGTTAATAATGGGTCGCTAGCTTCCATAAACTCTAAAGAAGAATCACCTTCATCTAATCAAACGCCAGCCATCAAACGATCTCCATTAACCGCAAGAGAGAGACTTAGGGCAGCTCGGGTCCTTAGGCGTTATACAGAGTCCAAGGCATCCAAGCCAGAGCTAGGAAGCAAACTGCTTGATGCTCTTAAAGAAAGTGACAAAGGAAAAAGATCTGGCCTTCCTGAAGCCCCTGCAAATTTATTTGATGACAGCAAAAGAGGGATGCCAAAACCAGGATGGACGTTTGAGTTTCCTGGGGGATTTGATGTGTTTCTAATTGTCTTTTCATTTGTGTTCATCAGCACGGTGATGTTTGCAACAACATATATTGTGTGGAAACTTGGTGGCATTCATTTTAATGAATACTAA